The nucleotide sequence GGCAATCGATCCGAGCGTGTCGGCGGGGAGATCGCGGCGGGTGATGCCGACCAGATCGCCTTGAATGACGATGCTGCCAACGGGAACGTCGACATCAGGAGTGAAATCGACTTGGCGACCATCGTGAACGAATTGTGCTTGCATGATTTTACAGACCGGGAGTTGGGAGATGGGGAGTCAAGGAGCAAGGCTCATTCGCCGGCGACTTTGACGGCGGCGCGGTGGTCTTGGCTGTTCACGCCGAAGTCGATGTAGGAGCGGAAGCCCATGCCGAGCGTGTTGGGCGGCATTTCGACTCGCTCGATGATCGGCGTGCGGCGGCCGTTGAGGAACACGATCTCGAATGCGGGCAGAACTCGCGGGTTCGCAAACAGATACCACGCCGATGCGCTGGCACCCGGGTAGTAGCTGTCCGACAGGTGCGGCGTAGAGATGATGCGGTACTTGTTGCGGTGCGGGTTATCGACGGGAATCTTGGTCGGTGATCCCTGAGCGTCGATCATCAACTGCGAACTGCCCATCAACAGTTCGGCTTCCGTTTCAAGTTCAACCGGAACGACCAAGTATTCCGGGCGAATGTTGATCGGCTTTTGGTCTTTGGCTTTGCCGCCGGGACCAGCCTTCTGTTTGCGGAACGTCGTCTTGGCGACGGTCAACGCGTCGGGACCGAACTTCGTGTCCGCGCCTTGCAGGAAATTGGCGTTAGCGGACGAGAAGAATCCGGCGTTCTTAAGCAGCAACGTGAAGAATAGATCATCGATGGATTCGGCACCGGATCGTCCCATTTGACGTGGGATGTCCATGAACGCTGACAGGTCATCGTTAATAATGTCGTGCCGGGTCAGCGTGAGGATTTGACCATAGGTGTCGGCTTTGTTGCTGTATTTCTGTTCCGACAGTTTGCCGTGTTTGAGTTCGCCATCGGGTGCGACTTGCTCGAATCCACCGGTGCCGAGCAACCGATAGCGGGCGACCTCTTTGAAATCGGTCACGGTGCCGACGCTACAGAGATCGAACGCGGCGATCGGCGTGTTTTGATAAGCCGCCAGCAGCGTCTTGTTCATGACATTTTCCATGATGCTGGGCAGACTCATGGAACTGAAACCGGCTCGAATCGTCGCGGTGCCGTCGCCAAAGACTCGTGGGACCTCGATGCCCTCCATGCGAGCACACTCGGCAACGAGTTCTCGCAAGCCGATATGCCGCAATGGATTAGCGGCGTTGAGTGTCTTTTCGCCGTAGCCGGCCAGGAGTGATTTCTCTTCAATGCCAACCGACAGGCACGCGGCAGCTTCGAGAACTTCGCGGGTGTATCGGGGAGAATGCTGGTTCTGTTCGGGAGCCTTCGGGCGTTCGCTTCGCAGCACAGCAAGTTCCGTTTTGGTGATGGACCAACCTTGCTCGATCGCGTCGGCTTCAATGTCGGGATGGTTTTCCGCACACAGTTTGCGAATGCCAGCGATGCGACGGGATTCGGCCGCCGCTTCGGCACGCATGTCATCGACTGATGAATTCGGCTTGGGGTTGGACTTTGGTTTCGAGCTCATGTTTAGACTTGCGTTGACCGGTTCGAGGAGTGTGTCTTCCTGATCGTCGTCGCCTTCGCCCGAATCTTCGTCGTCAGGCTGATTGGCGGCGACCCGAGCTTCCGTGTTGTCGTCCGCACCCAACGCAACAAAGGAGACTTCGCCGAGGGTTGACTTGCGGGCGATGTAGACCGGGCCTTTGTGGTCGCGACCGTTGGCTTTGGCGGTTTTGCCTTCGGGAATGAAGACAACTTTGTCGGCACTGGCACCCAGCGAGGCTTGCCAAGGAAAGCCGTTCTCGCTGGTCGCGATGACTTCTTGGGCCGTTGATCCCACACCGGAAATCACGCCAGCAACTTGCAGAGATTTGTCGGTTATTGCGATGTCGTCGGTGTGGCCGACGATACTACCCCGATCGTGATCTTTCAGGATTGGTCGAGACTTGCGGGTCACTCGCATCCCGGCCAAGTCAACGACGACCGGATAAGGCCAACCGCTCAGCCGCATCGCGCCGCCGGTGTAAGCCGTCATGTTGAACTTGCGAAGCGACTGCTTGTCTTCACCCTCGGCCGTGACTTCGGCGGCTTCCAATTGAATCGTCGCGGAGTCATCACAAACAATCCGCAGCGAACTGGGAACGGACTCGGCTTCGGCTTCAAGCGGTTGGTTGTTCTTGAGACTCTTCGGCATCGTCTTCCGTGACCTCGGTTTCGGGTGGTGATTCGGATTCGTCGGACTCGATCGTCAGACCGAGGTCACGCATCAGTGCGATCTCTTTCGCACGCTGTTTCAGTTCCGTCTCCCAGTCACGCCCCTGCCGCGCGAATTCGATGGCCAGAGTTGTCGTATGACTGGCGAGACGGATCTTCTGGGCGTTGGCTTCTTTGGCCGGATCGACATGTTCATGCCCATCCCAAAACCATTGATGCTCAAACGTGGAGTCGAGCGTGCGAAGCGAGTTGGGCAGATAGCCCTCGATGAGAATGGCTTCGCGGAGCCAAGCGATCAGGATTCGATCCAAGACAACGCGAGCAAGTTGGGTCTGCTCAACGCGGATCGATTTGAAGTAGGTTTGGTGGTCGAGCCGGCCGCTGGCATAGTTGTATCCCGATGAATTCCCAGCGGCCACATTGAACGGCATGTTCAAACAACGAGCGATCTCGTTGAGGATTTCTTTCTTGAACTCGGCGTACGTGGTCGCAGGTTGTTCGCTCTTCATCTGAGCCATCTTCCAACCACCGGGCATGGTCAGAAGCATGCGTTTTTCGAGTTCAATCGGCTCGAAGGGTTCGGCGGCATCAGCTTCGCCGTTGGCGGGCGCGTCGGTATAGAGAATGCCGGCGAATTCGGCGGCTGTTTCTGCGGCGGCGAGCACCGCCAAGGTGAAGCGTCGCAGTTGTGCGAATAGTGGCAGCGCCGGCGTGATGTCAGGAACGCCTCGAATCTGTCCCGGTCGATCGCATCGAAAGTAGTGCAAGATGGCGGCGGCCGGCACAGTGTCGAACTCTTCCTGAACCGCAAAGAGGTCATCGCCAGGGTGATGTTTCAAGACGTCGTAGCTGATCGGGTTGCCGTCGGGGTCAAAGCGAATGCCATCGAGGTATCTCTGTGTCTCGAATGCCAACGTCGGCGATGCGACTTGATCCGCTTCGATCAAACGCAAGTCGAGCTTGACGCGAGCATCGACCGCATCGTTGTTGGTTAGCAACGCGAACGCTTCGCCATCGGACACGCGGGCAAGCCGCATCGTTCGCAGCTTTTCCGGCAAGCCAACCGCTTCGCACCATGCAGCGAACTCGCTTTCAACGAACCGGTTCGCGGCATCATCGCCGGTCAGCATCTGCA is from Crateriforma conspicua and encodes:
- a CDS encoding phage portal protein, with product MLKRLSGIIEQMRGRGASPPAASGRSLRQPFFSRLRAKYDAANTTLGNVKHWSRADGLSAASANSPEVRKTLRNRSRYEVANNSYARGITLTLANDVVGTGPRLQMLTGDDAANRFVESEFAAWCEAVGLPEKLRTMRLARVSDGEAFALLTNNDAVDARVKLDLRLIEADQVASPTLAFETQRYLDGIRFDPDGNPISYDVLKHHPGDDLFAVQEEFDTVPAAAILHYFRCDRPGQIRGVPDITPALPLFAQLRRFTLAVLAAAETAAEFAGILYTDAPANGEADAAEPFEPIELEKRMLLTMPGGWKMAQMKSEQPATTYAEFKKEILNEIARCLNMPFNVAAGNSSGYNYASGRLDHQTYFKSIRVEQTQLARVVLDRILIAWLREAILIEGYLPNSLRTLDSTFEHQWFWDGHEHVDPAKEANAQKIRLASHTTTLAIEFARQGRDWETELKQRAKEIALMRDLGLTIESDESESPPETEVTEDDAEESQEQPTA
- a CDS encoding phage major capsid protein, producing the protein MPKSLKNNQPLEAEAESVPSSLRIVCDDSATIQLEAAEVTAEGEDKQSLRKFNMTAYTGGAMRLSGWPYPVVVDLAGMRVTRKSRPILKDHDRGSIVGHTDDIAITDKSLQVAGVISGVGSTAQEVIATSENGFPWQASLGASADKVVFIPEGKTAKANGRDHKGPVYIARKSTLGEVSFVALGADDNTEARVAANQPDDEDSGEGDDDQEDTLLEPVNASLNMSSKPKSNPKPNSSVDDMRAEAAAESRRIAGIRKLCAENHPDIEADAIEQGWSITKTELAVLRSERPKAPEQNQHSPRYTREVLEAAACLSVGIEEKSLLAGYGEKTLNAANPLRHIGLRELVAECARMEGIEVPRVFGDGTATIRAGFSSMSLPSIMENVMNKTLLAAYQNTPIAAFDLCSVGTVTDFKEVARYRLLGTGGFEQVAPDGELKHGKLSEQKYSNKADTYGQILTLTRHDIINDDLSAFMDIPRQMGRSGAESIDDLFFTLLLKNAGFFSSANANFLQGADTKFGPDALTVAKTTFRKQKAGPGGKAKDQKPINIRPEYLVVPVELETEAELLMGSSQLMIDAQGSPTKIPVDNPHRNKYRIISTPHLSDSYYPGASASAWYLFANPRVLPAFEIVFLNGRRTPIIERVEMPPNTLGMGFRSYIDFGVNSQDHRAAVKVAGE